A window from Photobacterium sp. DA100 encodes these proteins:
- the allB gene encoding allantoinase AllB, translated as MASTELLTLWQGSVHNVPNYVAVGGFFMLGLSTSGIMAAILLSGIVIALAMILNGAPGSKYGVPFSMLLRAPYGVKGALFPGILRGGIAATGLIVSPGMVDGHVHITDPGGPRSEWEGYETATKAAAKGGVTTCVEMPLNQVPATIDRETLHIKYEAGKGKLTIDVASLGGLVPHNIDRLHELAEEGVVGYKCFVSTCGNPDPESGDFCNVNNYELYEGMTELARLGKILLMHAENAEICDGLGKKAVAERRLTAKDYIASRPVFTEVEAVRRALYLAKETGCKLHLCHLSSPEAIEEVTKARNNGQDVTCESCGHYFAIDDNQFEEIGTKAKCSPPIRDKDNQDRMWAKLLNGEIDFITSDHSPCTPDLKEGGIFDAWGGISSLQNSVDIMFDEAVQKRGMALTQFAKLMATNPADLFGLEQKGRIAVGKDADIVMIKPDSSYVLTADDLEYHNKFSAYEGRTIGAQVAKTLLRGQVVYDLETGVINPFQGEFVTV; from the coding sequence CTGGCGAGCACTGAATTACTTACCCTTTGGCAGGGGTCGGTACACAACGTGCCGAATTACGTTGCGGTTGGTGGTTTCTTTATGCTCGGTTTGAGCACGTCAGGGATCATGGCTGCTATTTTGCTAAGCGGCATCGTTATCGCACTGGCGATGATCCTAAACGGTGCCCCGGGGTCTAAATATGGTGTTCCCTTTTCCATGCTACTTCGTGCCCCATACGGTGTTAAAGGTGCCCTTTTTCCTGGTATTTTGCGTGGTGGTATTGCTGCTACTGGGTTGATTGTTTCGCCTGGTATGGTCGACGGCCATGTCCATATTACCGACCCAGGAGGTCCGCGTAGCGAGTGGGAGGGGTATGAAACCGCAACCAAAGCGGCGGCGAAAGGAGGCGTTACCACCTGTGTCGAAATGCCGCTGAACCAAGTGCCGGCGACGATTGACCGTGAAACACTGCATATCAAATACGAAGCCGGAAAGGGTAAACTGACGATTGATGTTGCCTCGCTGGGGGGCTTGGTACCTCATAATATTGATCGCTTGCATGAGCTGGCAGAGGAAGGCGTGGTTGGCTATAAATGTTTTGTGTCAACATGCGGCAATCCCGATCCGGAGTCCGGGGATTTTTGTAACGTAAACAACTACGAGCTTTATGAAGGCATGACCGAGCTAGCACGCTTGGGCAAGATTTTGCTGATGCATGCTGAAAATGCCGAGATTTGCGATGGTTTGGGCAAAAAAGCAGTGGCAGAAAGGCGCCTTACCGCCAAGGATTACATCGCCTCCCGTCCGGTCTTCACGGAGGTCGAGGCTGTGCGCCGTGCACTTTACCTGGCAAAGGAAACCGGCTGTAAGCTACACCTTTGCCACTTGAGCAGCCCAGAAGCGATTGAGGAAGTGACCAAAGCCCGTAACAACGGTCAGGACGTGACCTGCGAGTCTTGCGGTCACTACTTCGCCATTGACGACAACCAGTTTGAAGAAATTGGTACCAAGGCCAAGTGTTCACCGCCGATCCGTGATAAGGATAACCAAGATCGCATGTGGGCTAAGCTGCTGAACGGCGAGATTGACTTTATTACCTCTGACCATTCGCCCTGCACGCCTGATCTCAAAGAAGGCGGGATTTTTGATGCTTGGGGCGGTATTTCTTCGTTACAGAACAGCGTCGATATCATGTTCGATGAAGCGGTACAAAAGCGCGGTATGGCACTGACGCAATTCGCCAAGCTGATGGCGACTAACCCAGCCGATCTCTTCGGTTTGGAGCAGAAAGGACGCATTGCTGTCGGTAAAGATGCTGACATTGTCATGATTAAACCGGATTCATCCTATGTATTGACTGCAGACGATCTGGAGTATCACAATAAATTCAGTGCCTATGAGGGCAGGACTATTGGTGCCCAGGTGGCGAAGACGCTGCTGAGAGGCCAGGTTGTCTACGATCTTGAGACTGGGGTAATCAATCCGTTCCAGGGAGAGTTCGTCACGGTTTGA
- a CDS encoding putative allantoin permease, translated as MSKQNKALIEEYRSRGYKDDMLPKPSEKRTWNTFNYFTLWQGSVHNIPSYIAVGGFLTLGLSSFGLITAIILSSLVIAAAMVLNGFAGSKYGIPFAMLLRGSYGVKGALLPGTLRGGIASIMWFGIMNTAGTGAMLILISKFWPSFLNIGGGDTILGLGIPAMIAFLIFWAVNMVIAFYGGDVLNKFTAILNPLIWLVFGGLAIWAVYQAGISNILTYAPEQVQTDGGSFFKFFIVMNSLVAVWACPAVGNCDFTQYAKSNKAQAKGQTLGFVVAYTLFAMTSVMILAGASIHYGVDTWNVLDIVNNFDGWFVPTFASIVILMTTISTNATANIIPAGYQVVALFPKLTYRKGVMIAGVVSVIICPWKLMESQDSLFMFLNLIGAMLGPVLGVMLAHYFVILKGNVNLETLYTKPGQYNYFKNGYNTLAFGVTIVAAVAAIIGEFITVLKPLSQVSWFTGVLLAFCLYAYLTKRKIARDPSYMQIDDTDDESPEPITAK; from the coding sequence ATGAGCAAACAAAACAAGGCATTGATTGAAGAGTATCGTTCAAGGGGATATAAAGATGACATGCTTCCCAAACCTTCAGAAAAACGCACATGGAATACATTTAACTACTTTACTTTATGGCAAGGTTCCGTTCACAACATTCCTAGCTACATTGCTGTTGGTGGTTTTCTTACCTTGGGGTTAAGTTCTTTTGGCCTTATTACTGCCATTATTCTAAGTAGCTTAGTTATTGCTGCGGCGATGGTATTAAATGGATTTGCTGGCTCTAAATATGGTATTCCCTTTGCCATGCTTTTGCGTGGTTCGTACGGTGTGAAGGGTGCTCTGCTTCCCGGCACACTGCGAGGTGGTATAGCTTCAATTATGTGGTTTGGCATCATGAATACAGCCGGTACGGGTGCCATGCTGATCTTAATTAGCAAATTTTGGCCGTCGTTTTTAAATATCGGTGGCGGTGACACCATTCTAGGCCTTGGCATCCCTGCTATGATCGCTTTTTTGATCTTTTGGGCTGTTAATATGGTAATAGCCTTTTATGGAGGTGATGTCCTGAATAAATTTACAGCTATTTTAAACCCTCTTATCTGGCTTGTTTTTGGTGGACTGGCTATTTGGGCTGTTTACCAAGCAGGCATTAGCAATATTTTGACTTACGCGCCAGAGCAAGTGCAAACAGACGGGGGATCATTCTTTAAGTTTTTCATTGTAATGAATTCTCTGGTAGCGGTATGGGCTTGCCCTGCTGTGGGTAATTGTGACTTCACCCAATATGCCAAAAGTAATAAGGCGCAAGCAAAAGGTCAAACTCTGGGGTTTGTCGTCGCTTACACTTTGTTTGCGATGACCAGTGTGATGATTTTAGCCGGTGCCAGTATCCATTACGGTGTTGATACTTGGAATGTGTTAGATATCGTCAACAATTTCGATGGCTGGTTTGTCCCTACCTTTGCCAGTATTGTGATCCTTATGACAACAATCTCAACTAACGCCACTGCGAACATTATCCCAGCAGGCTATCAGGTTGTCGCACTGTTCCCCAAGCTGACTTACCGAAAAGGTGTCATGATTGCCGGGGTAGTGAGTGTTATCATCTGCCCATGGAAACTGATGGAAAGCCAGGATAGCTTATTTATGTTCTTAAATTTGATAGGGGCAATGCTAGGCCCTGTGCTGGGTGTAATGTTGGCGCATTACTTTGTGATTTTAAAAGGCAATGTTAATCTCGAAACACTCTATACCAAACCGGGCCAATACAACTATTTCAAAAATGGTTACAACACACTGGCTTTTGGTGTCACCATTGTTGCGGCGGTTGCCGCTATTATTGGTGAGTTCATAACTGTACTGAAACCTCTGTCACAAGTATCTTGGTTTACTGGCGTACTCCTTGCGTTCTGCCTATATGCCTACCTCACAAAACGAAAAATAGCTCGCGATCCAAGCTATATGCAGATTGACGATACTGACGATGAAAGTCCTGAACCTATCACTGCAAAATAA
- a CDS encoding MFS transporter, which translates to MEIKNHSGVEYWKKLVVILCLGWVAIWIYRTVLTPIYPEIQSALGDISDTQIGLIATFYFAAYCGGQIPASIVVEKMGQKLTLLCGFSLFTIGTLVIANAASINMVYAGSLLSGLGCATFFCSAYSLSGEHVPQERRAFASAIVNSGSAVGMGIGLVGSSVLVKNMDMAWNNVLYISAAIIFAMVIVFALVIKPNQAAKHATEAKADTNTATAAAEPQGTSLLKPELVAVYFLYFCTCYGYYMIVTWLPSYLQTERGFEGAAIGGASALVAMIAVPGALFFSSLADKFKAKAVKMVVTLEIAGALMLAFTVLSPNTTALMISLLVYGFLGKMALDPILISYVTERAPKVRMARALAVFNLAGMSSSIIAPPLTGLISDLTGSKAIGFYLSAGLLVAGAVFFVLINLRASKKPEVQTA; encoded by the coding sequence ATGGAAATTAAAAATCACTCCGGTGTTGAGTACTGGAAAAAGCTTGTCGTTATTCTCTGTTTGGGCTGGGTTGCTATTTGGATTTATCGAACTGTCCTTACGCCCATTTATCCAGAGATTCAATCGGCTCTTGGTGATATTAGCGATACCCAGATAGGCCTTATTGCGACCTTTTATTTTGCTGCATACTGCGGTGGGCAGATCCCCGCCTCGATAGTGGTCGAAAAAATGGGGCAGAAACTGACACTGCTCTGCGGTTTCAGCCTATTCACCATAGGTACCCTTGTGATCGCCAATGCTGCGTCAATTAACATGGTGTATGCAGGTTCATTGCTGTCTGGGCTGGGTTGTGCGACGTTCTTCTGCTCCGCCTACTCACTGTCGGGCGAGCATGTGCCCCAGGAGCGCCGGGCTTTTGCCTCTGCAATCGTTAACAGTGGGTCGGCCGTGGGTATGGGGATCGGGCTTGTTGGCTCCAGTGTACTGGTAAAGAACATGGACATGGCGTGGAATAACGTGCTGTACATTTCAGCCGCGATCATTTTTGCCATGGTCATTGTGTTTGCCTTGGTGATTAAACCCAACCAGGCAGCCAAGCATGCTACCGAAGCTAAAGCGGATACAAATACCGCGACAGCAGCTGCAGAGCCACAAGGTACGTCACTGCTCAAGCCGGAACTGGTTGCGGTCTATTTCCTGTACTTCTGTACCTGCTATGGCTACTACATGATTGTGACCTGGCTTCCGAGCTACTTGCAGACGGAGCGTGGATTCGAAGGAGCCGCAATTGGTGGGGCATCGGCCCTGGTGGCAATGATTGCCGTACCCGGCGCACTGTTCTTCAGCTCCTTGGCCGACAAGTTCAAGGCCAAAGCGGTGAAGATGGTAGTGACACTAGAGATCGCGGGTGCCCTTATGCTGGCCTTCACGGTGCTGTCTCCCAATACCACGGCGTTGATGATCAGCCTTCTGGTCTATGGCTTCCTAGGCAAGATGGCACTGGATCCAATTTTGATCTCGTACGTCACTGAGCGTGCTCCGAAAGTGAGAATGGCCAGGGCTCTTGCGGTCTTCAACCTCGCCGGCATGTCGTCATCAATCATTGCACCGCCACTGACAGGGCTAATATCCGATCTGACAGGCTCTAAAGCGATTGGGTTCTATTTATCAGCAGGTTTGCTGGTGGCAGGAGCGGTATTCTTTGTGCTGATTAACCTCAGGGCGAGTAAAAAACCAGAAGTGCAAACAGCGTAA
- the allC gene encoding allantoate deiminase — protein sequence MELLKSKVEETSKKITQFGYEEGAGMTRLLYTKEWLSAQNTFLELFEKSGFQAYSDDVGNIYGRLEGTEYPDQVIMSGSHVDTVVNGGNLDGQFGIEAAFIAMQYLKDKHGSPKRTLEVVSLAEEEGSRFPYVFWGSKNIVGIADNDAVKGLTDNKGVNFVDAMKQCGFDFATERTVRKDIKAFVELHIEQGKVLETEGKQLGVVTSIAGQRRYNITLKGEANHAGTTPMGYRKDTVYAFSKICCQSIDKAKAEGDPLVLTFGKVVPKPNTVNVVPGDILFTMDCRHTDKEKLIGFSDQIIEDMKQICAEMEIEIDVDLWMDEEPIPMDPALVDLIDSTLEAKGANYKRMHSGAGHDAQIFAPRVPTGMIFIPSIAGISHNPAEQTDIDDLTVGVEALINVLYELAYN from the coding sequence ATGGAGCTATTAAAAAGTAAGGTAGAAGAAACCTCGAAGAAAATTACCCAGTTTGGCTATGAAGAAGGGGCGGGTATGACGCGCCTGCTTTACACCAAAGAGTGGCTGTCAGCCCAAAACACCTTCTTGGAGCTATTTGAAAAAAGTGGCTTCCAGGCCTATTCCGATGACGTCGGTAATATCTATGGTCGCCTTGAGGGTACGGAGTATCCCGATCAGGTCATTATGTCGGGCTCGCATGTGGATACCGTGGTCAACGGCGGTAATCTCGACGGCCAGTTCGGTATCGAGGCCGCGTTCATTGCGATGCAATACCTTAAAGACAAACATGGCTCGCCCAAGCGTACCCTGGAAGTGGTCTCGCTGGCCGAAGAAGAGGGCAGCCGCTTTCCTTATGTGTTCTGGGGCAGCAAGAACATCGTCGGTATTGCGGATAATGACGCCGTTAAAGGCTTGACCGATAACAAGGGCGTCAACTTCGTCGATGCCATGAAACAATGCGGCTTCGACTTTGCCACTGAGCGGACGGTCAGGAAGGATATCAAGGCCTTTGTAGAGCTGCATATCGAGCAGGGCAAGGTGCTGGAAACGGAAGGCAAGCAGCTGGGGGTTGTGACCAGTATTGCCGGCCAGCGTCGCTACAACATTACCCTCAAAGGTGAAGCGAACCATGCCGGTACCACGCCGATGGGCTACCGTAAAGATACCGTTTACGCCTTCAGCAAGATCTGCTGCCAGTCCATAGATAAAGCCAAAGCAGAAGGGGATCCACTGGTCCTGACCTTTGGCAAGGTGGTTCCGAAGCCGAATACGGTCAATGTTGTTCCTGGCGATATTTTGTTCACCATGGATTGCCGCCATACCGACAAGGAAAAGCTCATCGGCTTTAGCGATCAGATCATTGAAGACATGAAGCAGATCTGCGCGGAGATGGAGATTGAAATCGACGTAGACCTTTGGATGGACGAAGAGCCGATCCCAATGGATCCTGCCCTGGTTGATCTGATTGATTCTACCCTAGAAGCCAAAGGGGCCAACTACAAGCGTATGCACAGTGGCGCGGGACATGATGCCCAGATTTTTGCACCTCGCGTACCAACCGGAATGATCTTTATCCCAAGTATTGCGGGTATCAGCCACAACCCTGCAGAGCAAACCGATATCGATGATCTTACCGTGGGTGTTGAAGCACTTATCAACGTGCTTTATGAGCTGGCCTACAACTAA